Below is a genomic region from Methanosphaera sp. ISO3-F5.
TTTACAATGTAACAAAAAGAGTTATTAAACAAAATCCACGTGATGATATAAAACTAGCTATCCTGGTGAAAGTTGAACAAAACACTACAGATAGTATAATGCAAATACGTAAAATTCATCCACCAGCACATGTAATCGTAGTCAGTGAGGAATACCCTGAATACAAGGAATTAATGGATGATTACAATAAATCAAAAGTATTTGATGGTTATTATTCATCAAAAAAGAATAAAAAATAGTAAAAAAAAGATCTAAAAATTATTATTTTTATTTTCTTTTAATAATAGCAATATCTCCGATAGTTGCTTCCCTGAATTGTCTAGGATCTTGGAATTCTTTTTCATCGGAGTCTAATTTTTCAATTATCGTAACATTTAACAACTTTTCAATTTTACGAGCCAATTTTATGTCAGGAACCATTTTTCCCTGTTCAATCTTATGTATAACAGATTCCTTTTCATAAAGTTGTGCTCCAAATTCCTTCTGTGTTAAACCTTTAATTTCTCTTTTCTGACGAATTATCTGAGCATAATCTTCAACAATTTCAAACTCTTCTTCCCTGCTTCTTCTGGAATAAACTTTTCTCTGATTTTGTCTTTGTGCATTATTCACAACTTTTCTTTTTGGTGATTTACTTTTTGGTGGTTGAGGTTTACTCTGAACTTTCCCATACCTTGAGCATTCTTTACATGTTACCATTGTTGAATTATCAATTTTAGTTTTATAAGGTTCACCTTTAATTTCTGTTCCACATATTTCACAGTTCATTTTATTCACTTGATTTCTTTATATATAATACTCTGTTTTTTATCATTAAAAAAATCTTTTCATATTTCCTACTAATTATTTGATAAAGAAATATTTTTTTTTTATTAAAAAATTGGGGTGGTGATGCAAATACTTTAATAATAAGATGTTACTAAAAATAATAATGTAGTGATTGAGAATATACAAAAATTAATAGAAAACATATAATTAAACTAATTAGTTTAGAATAAGATTCTAAAAAACGATAGGTGAATAGAAAAAGGAGGTATATTTATGGAAGAATCAAGATTCGGGTCAAATGTTCAGGAAAATGAAGACATGGAATTATCTACTCTCCTAGATAAACATGAAACCATTGAACGTAACTTAACCTGGGAAGTAAGAAAATTAGAAAAAGATAAAGTATTACTGGAAAATGAAAATCTCAGATTAGACCGTGAAGTAAAATCATTAAAAAGTGAAATCAGCCGTTTCAGGACTCCACCACTCGTAATTGCAACAATATCTGAAATATTAGATGATAATCAGGTAGTTGTAAAAAGTACAACCGGACCATCTTTCCTACTTAAATATGCGGATAAAGATGCTAACAGGGTAGAAATTGGTTCAAGGGTAGCATTAAATCAGCAAACCTTCAGTATAGTGGATATATTAACCTCAGAAAAAGATCCATTAGTTTCTGGTATGGAAATTGATGAAGCACCAGACATATCTTATGATAAAATTGGTGGATTAAAAGATCAAATAAGGGAAACTATTGAAACAGTAGAACTTCCACTTAAAAATCCTAAGATATTTGAAGAAGTGGGTATCACACCACCTAAAGGTGTATTATTCTATGGACCACCAGGAACAGGAAAAACATTACTTGCAAAAGCAGTGGCCCATGAAACCAATGCAACATTCATAAAGATAGTTGCATCAGAGTTTGTTAAAAAATACATCGGTGAAGGTTCACGTCTAGTACGGGGAGTATTTGAATTAGCTAAGGAAAAAGCTCCTGCAATAATCTTCATAGATGAAATTGATGCA
It encodes:
- a CDS encoding DUF356 domain-containing protein, translating into MALILIRAMNKKKALNCLADLERHAKLNIIGKPKSVSLEKVYNVTKRVIKQNPRDDIKLAILVKVEQNTTDSIMQIRKIHPPAHVIVVSEEYPEYKELMDDYNKSKVFDGYYSSKKNKK
- a CDS encoding multiprotein bridging factor aMBF1, giving the protein MNCEICGTEIKGEPYKTKIDNSTMVTCKECSRYGKVQSKPQPPKSKSPKRKVVNNAQRQNQRKVYSRRSREEEFEIVEDYAQIIRQKREIKGLTQKEFGAQLYEKESVIHKIEQGKMVPDIKLARKIEKLLNVTIIEKLDSDEKEFQDPRQFREATIGDIAIIKRK
- a CDS encoding proteasome-activating nucleotidase; this translates as MEESRFGSNVQENEDMELSTLLDKHETIERNLTWEVRKLEKDKVLLENENLRLDREVKSLKSEISRFRTPPLVIATISEILDDNQVVVKSTTGPSFLLKYADKDANRVEIGSRVALNQQTFSIVDILTSEKDPLVSGMEIDEAPDISYDKIGGLKDQIRETIETVELPLKNPKIFEEVGITPPKGVLFYGPPGTGKTLLAKAVAHETNATFIKIVASEFVKKYIGEGSRLVRGVFELAKEKAPAIIFIDEIDAIAAKRLQGSTSGDREVQRTLMQLLAEMDGFESRGNVGIIAATNRPDILDPALVRPGRFDRIIEVPVPDDEGKLEILKIHTKDMTLDDDVDLSLIAANAKSASGADLKSICTEAGMFAIREEHYSVSAKNFEDAVDKVMNKNKNNELKESGVMYN